A section of the Streptomyces sp. V3I8 genome encodes:
- a CDS encoding 3-oxoacyl-ACP reductase gives MVGRTAVVTGAGSGIGLATARRLASEGAHVVCGDIDETHGKAAADEIGGIFVRVDVTDPEQVETLFRTAYDTYGSVDVAFNNAGISPPDDDSILETGLEAWKRVQDVNLTSVYLCCKAAIPYMRRQGKGSIINTASFVARMGAATSQISYTASKGGVLAMSRELGVQFAREGIRVNALCPGPVNTPLLRELFAKDPERAARRLVHIPLGRFAEADEIAAAVAFLASDDSSFVNASDFLVDGGISGAYVTPL, from the coding sequence CTGGTCGGCCGTACCGCCGTCGTCACGGGGGCGGGCAGCGGCATCGGCCTCGCCACCGCCCGCCGGCTCGCGTCCGAGGGCGCCCACGTCGTCTGCGGCGACATCGACGAGACCCACGGCAAGGCCGCCGCCGACGAGATCGGCGGGATCTTCGTCAGGGTCGACGTCACCGACCCCGAGCAGGTCGAGACGCTCTTCAGGACCGCGTACGACACCTACGGGTCCGTCGACGTCGCCTTCAACAACGCGGGCATCTCGCCGCCCGACGACGACTCGATCCTGGAGACCGGCCTGGAGGCCTGGAAACGCGTCCAGGACGTCAACCTCACCTCCGTCTACCTGTGCTGCAAGGCCGCGATCCCCTACATGCGGCGCCAGGGCAAGGGGTCGATCATCAACACCGCCTCCTTCGTGGCCCGGATGGGCGCCGCGACCTCGCAGATCTCGTACACCGCGTCCAAGGGCGGGGTGCTGGCCATGTCCCGCGAGCTGGGCGTGCAGTTCGCCCGCGAGGGCATCCGCGTCAACGCCCTGTGCCCCGGACCGGTCAACACCCCCCTCCTGCGGGAGCTGTTCGCCAAGGACCCCGAGCGGGCCGCGCGCCGCCTCGTGCACATCCCGCTCGGACGGTTCGCGGAGGCCGACGAGATCGCCGCCGCGGTCGCCTTCCTCGCCAGCGACGACTCCTCGTTCGTGAACGCGTCGGACTTCCTGGTCGACGGCGGCATCTCGGGCGCGTACGTCACCCCGCTCTAG
- a CDS encoding DUF2510 domain-containing protein — MTPPPGWYRDPSVPHTERWWDGTAWSGYRRTPGTPRAVPGSVGDGPTGRARAVALAATAAVLAAAVVTGAVVLSGGDDDGPGARTAPAPTAPAPASTPSSASGSAPEPSAGDPDVVVDELNGITLPLLDGWTEPKNVSDTDVVLTTPGTYTCPGDDGLCRHGTVVSRTVTANDEKSPAALARQDISEAADLAYDRDRLDRRPFHGITSRRLVKQGPVAVAGRTGYFVRWRVRTEAGPGGYVQSTAFPSSVGSESPVLVRYVFDAGAEGPPLADMDRITQGIRPVGDADTGGGVGSGIGPTR, encoded by the coding sequence ATGACGCCTCCGCCCGGCTGGTACCGGGACCCTTCCGTCCCGCACACGGAGCGCTGGTGGGACGGGACCGCCTGGAGCGGGTACCGCCGTACGCCCGGGACGCCGCGGGCGGTGCCCGGGTCCGTGGGCGACGGTCCGACCGGGCGCGCCAGGGCGGTCGCCCTCGCCGCCACGGCGGCCGTCCTGGCCGCCGCCGTCGTCACGGGCGCCGTCGTCCTGAGCGGTGGCGACGACGACGGCCCCGGGGCACGGACCGCGCCGGCGCCCACGGCCCCCGCGCCGGCGAGCACGCCGTCCTCGGCCTCCGGGTCCGCCCCGGAACCGTCCGCCGGCGACCCCGACGTGGTCGTGGACGAGCTCAACGGCATCACCCTGCCGCTCCTCGACGGCTGGACCGAGCCGAAGAACGTCTCGGACACCGACGTCGTGCTGACCACACCCGGGACCTACACCTGTCCGGGCGACGACGGCCTCTGCCGCCACGGCACGGTCGTCTCGCGCACGGTGACCGCGAACGACGAGAAGTCCCCCGCGGCGCTCGCCAGGCAGGACATCTCCGAGGCGGCCGACCTGGCGTACGACCGCGACAGGCTCGACCGGCGCCCCTTCCACGGGATCACGTCCCGCCGGCTGGTGAAGCAGGGGCCGGTGGCGGTCGCGGGACGCACCGGGTACTTCGTGCGCTGGCGCGTCAGGACCGAGGCCGGGCCCGGGGGGTACGTCCAGTCGACGGCGTTCCCGTCCAGCGTCGGCTCGGAGTCACCGGTCCTGGTGCGGTACGTCTTCGACGCGGGCGCGGAAGGGCCGCCGCTCGCCGACATGGACCGCATCACCCAGGGCATCCGGCCGGTCGGCGATGCGGACACGGGCGGCGGGGTGGGCAGCGGCATCGGCCCCACGCGGTAG
- a CDS encoding amino acid deaminase/aldolase: protein MTARAADRARYDRATAHLDAPVAIVDLESFDANADDLVRRAAGKPVRVASKSVRCRALLERVLAREGFAGLMSYTLAESLWLARSGFHDVLLAYPSADRAGYAELAGDPKLAAAVTVMVDDPAQLRLIDDARAGGREEVRVCLELDTALRLFGGRVRIGARRSPLRSAAQVADMARTIARRPGFRLVGIMAYEGHIAGVGDSLQGRPFRSRAIRLMQATARRELAQRRADVVRAVRAVAPDLEFVNGGGTGSVQHTAAEDSVTEIAAGSGLYVPRLFDNYTSFSGRPAALFAQPVVRRPGVGVVTVLGGGYPASGAPGPDRLPVPYLPEGLRYDAQEGAGEVQTPLLGAPADDLLIGDKVWFRHAKAGELCERFDTLHLVEGDAVTAAVPTYRGEGHTFL from the coding sequence ATGACAGCCCGCGCCGCAGACCGGGCCCGCTACGACCGGGCCACCGCTCATCTGGACGCACCCGTCGCGATCGTCGACCTGGAGTCCTTCGACGCCAACGCGGACGATCTCGTACGGCGGGCGGCGGGCAAGCCCGTACGTGTCGCGAGCAAGTCGGTGCGCTGCCGGGCCCTGCTCGAACGCGTGCTGGCCCGCGAGGGTTTCGCCGGCCTCATGTCCTACACGCTCGCCGAGTCGCTGTGGCTGGCCCGCTCCGGATTCCACGACGTGCTGCTCGCCTACCCGTCCGCCGACCGGGCGGGGTACGCGGAGCTCGCGGGTGATCCCAAGCTCGCCGCCGCCGTGACCGTCATGGTCGACGACCCGGCGCAGCTGCGGCTGATCGACGACGCCCGGGCCGGCGGCCGCGAAGAGGTGCGCGTCTGCCTGGAGCTGGACACCGCGCTGCGGCTGTTCGGCGGCCGGGTCCGGATCGGTGCCCGCCGCTCGCCCCTGCGCTCCGCCGCCCAGGTCGCCGACATGGCGCGGACGATCGCCCGCCGGCCCGGTTTCCGGCTCGTCGGGATCATGGCGTACGAGGGGCACATCGCGGGTGTCGGGGACTCCCTGCAGGGGCGCCCCTTCCGGTCGCGCGCGATCCGGCTGATGCAGGCCACGGCCCGCAGGGAACTGGCGCAGCGCCGGGCGGACGTCGTGCGGGCGGTCCGGGCCGTCGCACCGGACCTGGAGTTCGTCAACGGCGGTGGCACGGGCAGTGTCCAGCACACCGCGGCCGAGGACTCGGTGACCGAGATCGCGGCCGGGTCGGGGCTGTACGTGCCGCGGCTCTTCGACAACTACACGTCGTTCAGCGGGCGTCCGGCCGCGCTCTTCGCGCAGCCCGTCGTGCGCCGGCCGGGGGTCGGCGTGGTGACCGTCCTCGGCGGCGGCTATCCGGCGTCGGGCGCCCCGGGCCCCGACCGGCTGCCCGTGCCGTACCTCCCCGAGGGGCTGCGGTACGACGCCCAGGAGGGCGCCGGTGAGGTGCAGACCCCGCTGCTCGGCGCGCCCGCAGACGATCTGCTGATCGGCGACAAGGTGTGGTTCCGGCACGCGAAGGCCGGGGAGCTGTGCGAGCGGTTCGACACGCTGCACCTCGTGGAGGGCGACGCGGTGACGGCGGCGGTACCGACGTACCGCGGCGAGGGCCACACGTTCCTGTAG
- the mycP gene encoding type VII secretion-associated serine protease mycosin, with product MTRRAPRGRGLLVAALAAGLVLLPATTAHADGIRAKQWALDAMHTSQAWRTTKGGGITVAVLDTGVDDEHPDLAGNVLTGKDMVGFGAGRGDRPWARHGTAMAGIIAGHGHGAGNADGVMGIAPEAKILPVRVILEDGDTARGKARNTRGNALAEGIRWAADQGADVINLSLGDDSRSAHPEPSEDAAVQYALKKGAAVVASAGNGGERGDHISYPAAYPGVIAATAVDRYGTRASFSTRRWYATVSAPGVDVVIADPDRKYYEGWGTSAASAFVSGAVALVKAAHPGLSPAQIKDLLEKTARNAPSGGRDDSRGYGFVDPAAAIKAAAGLGPEDLKAAAHPGEYFGEGPDTAADDGSSTAWAGPLAGGVGGVLLVMAIVLWRGSGRPRHQEAP from the coding sequence ATGACCCGCAGGGCGCCCCGCGGAAGGGGACTCCTGGTCGCCGCCCTGGCCGCCGGGCTCGTCCTCCTCCCCGCCACCACCGCCCACGCCGACGGCATCCGTGCCAAGCAGTGGGCCCTGGACGCGATGCACACGTCGCAGGCCTGGCGGACGACGAAGGGCGGGGGCATCACCGTCGCCGTCCTCGACACCGGCGTCGACGACGAGCACCCCGACCTCGCGGGCAACGTCCTCACCGGCAAGGACATGGTCGGCTTCGGCGCGGGCCGCGGCGACCGGCCCTGGGCGCGGCACGGCACGGCGATGGCCGGCATCATCGCGGGCCACGGACACGGCGCGGGCAACGCCGACGGAGTCATGGGCATCGCCCCCGAAGCGAAGATCCTGCCCGTCCGCGTGATCCTCGAGGACGGTGACACGGCCCGCGGCAAGGCCCGCAACACCCGCGGCAACGCCCTCGCCGAAGGCATCCGGTGGGCCGCGGACCAGGGCGCCGACGTCATCAACCTCTCCCTGGGCGACGACTCCAGGTCCGCCCACCCGGAGCCTTCCGAGGACGCGGCCGTCCAGTACGCCCTGAAGAAGGGCGCCGCCGTCGTCGCCTCGGCCGGGAACGGCGGCGAGCGGGGCGACCACATCTCCTACCCGGCGGCCTACCCCGGTGTGATCGCCGCGACCGCCGTCGACCGCTACGGCACCCGCGCCTCGTTCTCCACCCGCCGCTGGTACGCCACCGTCAGCGCCCCCGGCGTCGATGTCGTCATCGCCGACCCCGACCGGAAGTACTACGAGGGCTGGGGCACCAGCGCCGCCTCGGCCTTCGTCTCCGGCGCCGTCGCCCTCGTCAAGGCGGCCCACCCCGGCCTGTCCCCGGCGCAGATCAAGGACCTGCTGGAGAAGACCGCGCGCAACGCCCCCTCCGGCGGCCGGGACGACTCCCGGGGCTACGGCTTCGTGGACCCCGCGGCAGCCATCAAGGCCGCCGCCGGCCTCGGACCGGAGGACCTGAAGGCGGCGGCCCACCCGGGCGAGTACTTCGGCGAGGGCCCGGACACCGCCGCCGACGACGGCTCCTCGACCGCCTGGGCCGGCCCGCTGGCGGGCGGCGTCGGCGGGGTCCTCCTCGTCATGGCGATCGTGCTGTGGCGGGGCAGCGGACGCCCCCGCCACCAGGAAGCTCCCTGA
- a CDS encoding serine hydrolase, giving the protein MFPHRAGRRDGRPFRARPLGHAAAVSLVLLGATASGTGYVSARAHGAGALVSSSASPATTATEEATVEPAAAASPVPVPPVDRDALLAEAVGDVPVGAGARLSVAVLDTGSGQSARFGDGTFDTASIVKADILAALLLRAQDAGRGLTAQERTYAAAMIRDSDNASATALWEAVGRAPGLAAANERLGLGATEGGDGLLWGLTQTTAADQLILLRQVFGNDNDSELDADSRAYLRGLMGDIAEGQDWGVSAAGPAGFALKNGWLPRSATGLWDINSVGRVVVDGRAYLVAVLSDGNSTKDEGIAMVEAVAKAAVSVFAAA; this is encoded by the coding sequence ATGTTCCCTCACAGAGCCGGCCGGCGCGACGGCCGCCCGTTCCGCGCCAGGCCGCTCGGGCACGCCGCGGCCGTCTCCCTCGTACTCCTCGGGGCCACGGCCTCGGGGACGGGGTACGTGAGCGCGCGGGCGCACGGCGCCGGTGCCCTCGTATCCTCTTCGGCGTCACCCGCGACGACCGCGACCGAGGAGGCGACGGTGGAGCCTGCGGCCGCTGCGAGCCCCGTTCCCGTTCCCCCGGTGGACCGTGACGCGCTGCTCGCCGAGGCGGTGGGGGACGTCCCCGTCGGGGCCGGGGCCCGGCTGTCGGTGGCGGTGCTGGACACGGGGTCCGGGCAGAGCGCACGGTTCGGGGACGGGACGTTCGACACCGCGAGCATCGTGAAGGCCGACATCCTGGCCGCGCTGCTGCTGCGGGCCCAGGACGCCGGGCGCGGGCTCACCGCGCAGGAGAGGACGTACGCCGCCGCGATGATCCGGGACAGCGACAACGCGTCCGCCACCGCCCTGTGGGAGGCCGTCGGCCGGGCGCCGGGGCTGGCGGCGGCCAACGAACGCCTCGGGCTCGGCGCCACGGAGGGCGGGGACGGGCTCCTGTGGGGGCTGACACAGACCACGGCGGCCGACCAGCTCATCCTGTTGCGTCAGGTGTTCGGGAACGACAACGACTCGGAACTGGACGCGGACTCGCGGGCGTACCTGCGGGGGCTGATGGGGGACATCGCCGAGGGGCAGGACTGGGGTGTGTCGGCCGCCGGGCCCGCCGGGTTCGCCCTGAAGAACGGGTGGCTGCCGCGGAGCGCGACCGGGCTGTGGGACATCAACAGCGTCGGACGGGTGGTCGTGGACGGGCGCGCGTACCTCGTCGCGGTGCTGTCCGACGGCAACTCCACCAAGGACGAGGGGATCGCGATGGTGGAGGCGGTGGCGAAGGCCGCCGTGTCCGTCTTCGCCGCCGCCTGA
- a CDS encoding SseB family protein, with the protein MANKNIPDPGFSDDDGSADPRLSAALAAWAEDRTAHGPVLAALKDARLLVPVVAVLGEVEEDGRQGREAPGKGGGGRRGGGLRREKTSDMAVPTLRAGGRTALPAFTSTASLARWDPAARPVAVPLHQALQAAAHEKADTVVLDLAGPVAYELTGPALLALAEGRTTTDPLADPAVVAAVRAAVTAEPLVLSAHLGPGQADGTLALVLDPAAAPADTAQAVARRLAADETLRARLVRGLDLALLPAGATPPGEPLYVRR; encoded by the coding sequence GTGGCGAACAAGAACATCCCCGACCCCGGTTTCTCCGACGACGACGGCTCCGCCGACCCCCGGCTGAGCGCGGCGCTCGCGGCCTGGGCCGAGGACCGCACCGCGCACGGACCCGTCCTGGCGGCGCTCAAGGACGCCCGGCTCCTCGTCCCGGTCGTCGCCGTGCTCGGAGAGGTCGAGGAGGACGGTCGACAGGGGCGCGAAGCTCCCGGGAAGGGCGGTGGCGGGAGACGGGGGGGCGGGCTGCGCCGCGAGAAGACGAGCGACATGGCCGTGCCCACCCTCAGGGCCGGCGGCCGCACCGCGCTGCCCGCCTTCACCTCCACCGCTTCACTGGCCCGCTGGGACCCGGCGGCCCGCCCCGTCGCCGTACCGCTGCACCAGGCCCTGCAGGCCGCCGCCCACGAGAAGGCCGACACGGTGGTGCTCGACCTCGCGGGACCGGTCGCGTACGAGCTGACCGGTCCGGCGCTGCTGGCGCTCGCCGAGGGGCGTACGACGACGGACCCGCTGGCCGACCCGGCGGTGGTCGCCGCGGTACGCGCCGCGGTCACCGCCGAGCCCCTGGTGCTCAGCGCCCACCTGGGCCCCGGGCAGGCCGACGGCACCCTCGCCCTGGTACTGGACCCGGCCGCCGCCCCGGCGGACACGGCGCAGGCGGTCGCCCGGCGGCTCGCGGCCGACGAGACACTGCGGGCCCGCCTGGTGCGCGGCCTCGACCTGGCACTCCTGCCGGCCGGGGCGACGCCACCGGGCGAGCCCTTGTACGTACGCCGGTAG
- a CDS encoding DUF1844 domain-containing protein translates to MSDTPPESPGFDDMTRDIAEVPAVEVLVTVAVNLMSAAAVKLGLTEEGDKYKDLDEARKLVHALAGLLDASATEISSFHAAPLRDGLKSLQLAFREASLVPDEPGQGPGEKYTGPVFG, encoded by the coding sequence ATGAGTGACACCCCTCCTGAGTCCCCCGGTTTCGACGACATGACCCGCGACATCGCCGAGGTCCCCGCGGTCGAGGTCCTGGTCACGGTCGCCGTGAACCTGATGAGCGCCGCCGCCGTGAAGCTCGGCCTGACCGAGGAGGGCGACAAGTACAAGGACCTCGACGAGGCGCGCAAGCTGGTCCACGCCCTGGCCGGCCTGCTCGACGCGAGCGCCACCGAGATCAGCTCCTTCCACGCGGCCCCGCTGCGGGACGGCCTGAAGTCGCTGCAGCTGGCGTTCCGCGAGGCCTCGCTCGTCCCGGACGAGCCGGGTCAGGGCCCGGGCGAGAAGTACACGGGCCCGGTCTTCGGCTGA
- the rpmI gene encoding 50S ribosomal protein L35: protein MPKNKSHSGASKRFKITGSGKVLRERAGKRHLLEHKSSRVTRRLTGNAEMAPGDAKKIKKLLGK from the coding sequence ATGCCGAAGAACAAGTCGCACAGCGGTGCCAGCAAGCGCTTCAAGATCACCGGCTCCGGCAAGGTGCTCCGCGAGCGTGCCGGCAAGCGCCACCTGCTCGAGCACAAGTCGTCCCGTGTGACGCGCCGCCTCACCGGCAACGCCGAGATGGCCCCGGGCGACGCCAAGAAGATCAAGAAGCTTCTCGGCAAGTGA
- the rplT gene encoding 50S ribosomal protein L20, with amino-acid sequence MARVKRAVNAHKKRRAILEAASGYRGQRSRLYRKAKEQVTHSLVYNYNDRKKRKGDFRRLWIQRINAAARQNGMTYNRLIQGLNAANIEVDRKILAELAVNDANAFAALVEVAQKALPSDVNAPKAA; translated from the coding sequence GTGGCACGCGTCAAGCGGGCAGTCAACGCCCACAAGAAGCGCCGGGCGATCCTCGAGGCGGCCTCCGGCTACCGCGGTCAGCGCTCGCGTCTGTACCGCAAGGCCAAGGAGCAGGTCACCCACTCCCTGGTCTACAACTACAACGACCGCAAGAAGCGCAAGGGCGACTTCCGTCGCCTGTGGATCCAGCGCATCAACGCCGCGGCCCGCCAGAACGGCATGACGTACAACCGCCTCATCCAGGGTCTGAACGCCGCCAACATCGAGGTGGACCGCAAGATCCTCGCGGAGCTGGCCGTCAACGACGCCAACGCGTTCGCCGCGCTCGTCGAGGTCGCTCAGAAGGCCCTGCCGTCGGACGTCAACGCGCCCAAGGCTGCGTGA
- a CDS encoding RNA methyltransferase: MSSGPELISSRSPRVSAARRLARRSFRGKERLFLAEGPQAVREAAAHRTGDRPGLVELFATVDAAERYADIVGEARGAGARVHLAADDVIADISTTVTPQGLVGVCRFLDTPFERIVEARPRLVAVLAHVRDPGNAGTVLRCADAAGADAVVLTDASVDLYNPKSVRASVGSLFHLPVAVGVPVEQAVQGLRDAGVRILAADGAGEDDLDDELDKGTMGGPTAWVFGNEAWGLPEETRALADAVVRVPIHGRAESLNLATAAAVCLYASARAQRARRARS; this comes from the coding sequence ATGTCCAGCGGCCCCGAGCTGATCTCCTCGCGCTCGCCGCGGGTCTCCGCCGCCCGGCGGCTCGCCCGGCGGAGCTTCCGGGGCAAGGAGCGTTTGTTCCTCGCCGAGGGACCGCAGGCCGTGCGGGAGGCCGCCGCGCACCGGACCGGGGACCGGCCCGGGCTCGTCGAGCTGTTCGCCACGGTCGACGCCGCGGAGCGGTACGCCGACATCGTGGGGGAGGCCCGCGGCGCCGGCGCCCGGGTGCACCTCGCCGCCGACGACGTGATCGCGGACATCTCCACCACCGTCACCCCGCAGGGACTCGTCGGCGTCTGCCGGTTCCTGGACACCCCGTTCGAGCGGATCGTCGAGGCGCGGCCCCGGCTGGTCGCCGTGCTGGCGCACGTGCGCGACCCCGGGAACGCGGGCACCGTCCTGCGCTGCGCCGACGCCGCCGGGGCCGACGCCGTCGTCCTCACCGACGCCTCCGTCGACCTCTACAACCCCAAGTCCGTACGCGCCTCGGTCGGTTCGCTGTTCCACCTGCCGGTCGCGGTCGGCGTACCCGTCGAGCAGGCCGTGCAAGGGCTCAGGGACGCCGGCGTACGCATCCTCGCGGCCGACGGGGCGGGCGAGGACGACCTGGACGACGAACTCGACAAGGGCACCATGGGCGGGCCCACCGCCTGGGTCTTCGGCAACGAGGCATGGGGGCTCCCGGAGGAGACCCGCGCGCTGGCGGACGCCGTCGTACGCGTACCGATCCACGGCAGGGCCGAGAGCCTGAACCTCGCGACGGCGGCCGCCGTATGTCTCTACGCGTCGGCTCGCGCGCAGCGTGCCCGCCGCGCTCGTTCCTGA
- a CDS encoding ATP-binding protein: MSVGTSGTQSALRAHDVRSAPAPRHAELGIDPDDLPDGLVIADERGRVICFNAAAVRITATPAAEALGHPLDRALPLEDLEGRRWWQLTDPYGGLAIRNGQPERNLLLPGGREVLVRARYLRVRPTGPVRRVVVSLRDTEARRRTERNHAELIAIVAHELRSPLTSVKGFTATLLAKWERFTDDQKKLMLETVDADADRVTRLIAELLDISRIDSGRLEVRRQPVDIGAAVGRHIQAYVAAGQAADRFLLRIGQPLPDLWADPDKVDQVLSNLLENAVRHGEGTVTIDVGPAPSPREGEDACTSVTVSDEGPGIPEESMNRVFTRFWRGSKRGGTGLGLYIVKGIVEAHGGTITVGRAPEGGARFRFTLPVGTPAYLL; this comes from the coding sequence ATGAGTGTCGGCACGAGCGGTACGCAGAGCGCGCTGCGGGCACACGACGTGCGGAGCGCTCCCGCGCCCCGGCACGCCGAACTCGGCATCGACCCGGACGACCTCCCCGACGGACTCGTGATCGCCGACGAACGCGGCCGGGTGATCTGCTTCAACGCCGCGGCCGTCCGGATCACCGCCACCCCCGCCGCCGAGGCCCTCGGCCACCCCCTCGACCGGGCCCTGCCGCTGGAGGACCTCGAAGGCCGCCGCTGGTGGCAGCTGACCGACCCGTACGGCGGTCTCGCGATTCGCAACGGACAGCCCGAGCGCAATCTGCTGCTGCCCGGCGGCCGTGAGGTCCTGGTCCGCGCGCGGTATCTGCGGGTGCGGCCCACCGGCCCGGTCCGCCGGGTCGTCGTCTCGCTCCGCGACACCGAGGCCCGCCGCCGCACCGAGCGCAACCACGCCGAGCTGATCGCCATCGTCGCCCATGAGCTGCGCTCGCCGCTCACCTCCGTCAAGGGCTTCACGGCCACGCTGCTCGCCAAGTGGGAGCGGTTCACCGACGACCAGAAGAAACTCATGCTGGAGACGGTCGACGCCGACGCCGACCGCGTCACGCGGCTGATCGCCGAGCTCCTCGACATCTCCCGCATCGACTCCGGACGCCTGGAGGTACGCCGCCAGCCGGTCGACATAGGCGCCGCCGTCGGCCGCCACATCCAGGCGTACGTCGCCGCCGGCCAGGCCGCCGACCGGTTCCTGCTGCGCATCGGCCAGCCGCTGCCCGACCTGTGGGCCGACCCCGACAAGGTCGACCAGGTGCTCAGCAACCTGCTGGAAAATGCGGTGCGGCACGGCGAGGGAACCGTCACCATCGACGTAGGGCCCGCGCCGTCACCCCGCGAGGGGGAGGACGCCTGCACGTCGGTCACCGTGAGCGACGAGGGCCCCGGCATCCCGGAGGAGTCCATGAACCGCGTCTTCACCCGCTTCTGGCGGGGCAGCAAGCGCGGCGGCACCGGCCTCGGGCTGTACATCGTCAAAGGCATCGTCGAGGCCCACGGCGGCACCATCACCGTCGGCCGCGCCCCCGAGGGCGGCGCGCGGTTCCGGTTTACGCTGCCCGTGGGCACCCCGGCGTATCTGCTGTGA
- the pheS gene encoding phenylalanine--tRNA ligase subunit alpha, whose protein sequence is MSAPNKSYDPVEVEALKPEEIERLRDEALAAFAAAGDLDTLQEAKVAHTGGASPLALANREIGALPPQAKAAAGKLVGQARGAVNKALAGRQAELEAERDARVLVEEAVDVTLPYDRVPAGARHPLTTMMERVADVFVSMGYEIAEGPEVEAEWFNFDALNFGPDHPARQMQDTFFVQGAAEGESGVVLRTHTSPVQARAMLDREPPVYIVCPGRVYRTDELDATHTPVFHQIELLAIDEGLTMADLKGTLDHMVRSLFGAGMKTRLRPNFFPFTEPSAEMDMLCYVCRGESVGNPDRPCRTCSSEGWIELGGCGMVNPRVLTACGVDPQKYSGFAFGFGIERMLMFRHNVEDMRDMVEGDVRFTRPFGMEI, encoded by the coding sequence ATGTCGGCACCGAACAAGTCGTACGACCCTGTTGAGGTCGAGGCACTGAAACCGGAAGAGATCGAGCGCCTGCGGGACGAGGCGCTCGCCGCCTTCGCCGCCGCCGGTGACCTCGACACGCTCCAGGAGGCCAAGGTCGCCCACACCGGCGGCGCCTCGCCGCTGGCCCTCGCCAACCGCGAGATCGGCGCGCTGCCCCCGCAGGCCAAGGCCGCCGCCGGCAAGCTCGTCGGCCAGGCCCGCGGCGCCGTGAACAAGGCACTCGCCGGCCGCCAGGCCGAGCTCGAGGCCGAGCGGGACGCCCGCGTGCTGGTCGAGGAGGCCGTGGACGTCACGCTGCCCTACGACCGCGTACCGGCCGGCGCCCGGCACCCGCTGACCACCATGATGGAGCGGGTCGCGGACGTCTTCGTGTCCATGGGGTACGAGATCGCCGAGGGCCCCGAGGTCGAGGCGGAGTGGTTCAACTTCGACGCCCTGAACTTCGGCCCGGACCACCCGGCCCGGCAGATGCAGGACACCTTCTTCGTCCAGGGCGCGGCCGAGGGCGAGTCCGGTGTCGTGCTGCGCACCCACACCTCGCCCGTGCAGGCCCGCGCCATGCTGGACCGCGAGCCGCCCGTCTACATCGTGTGCCCCGGCCGCGTGTACCGCACGGACGAGCTGGACGCCACGCACACCCCGGTCTTCCACCAGATCGAGCTGCTGGCCATCGACGAGGGCCTGACCATGGCCGACCTGAAGGGCACCCTGGACCACATGGTCCGCTCGCTCTTCGGCGCCGGCATGAAGACCCGGCTGCGGCCGAACTTCTTCCCGTTCACCGAGCCGTCCGCCGAGATGGACATGCTCTGCTACGTCTGCCGGGGCGAGTCCGTCGGCAACCCCGACCGCCCCTGCCGCACCTGCTCCAGCGAGGGCTGGATCGAGCTCGGCGGCTGCGGCATGGTCAACCCGCGGGTGCTCACCGCCTGCGGTGTGGACCCCCAGAAGTACAGCGGATTCGCCTTCGGGTTCGGCATCGAGCGGATGCTGATGTTCCGCCACAACGTCGAAGACATGCGAGACATGGTCGAGGGTGACGTCCGGTTCACCCGGCCGTTCGGGATGGAGATCTGA